The genomic segment GCCTCCTTCTCGCTTCGCGCCACCACATCGGCGGTCCAGGGAGCCAGGCCGGGCTCACGGAAAAGCTCCTTCATGGCCATGACGGACTCCGCATGGGGGTCGTAGAGGTTGAGGGGATTGTAATCGAACCGGGCCCGGGGAACGAAGACGGCGGCCCCCAGCCCGAGGACCACCACGGCAATGATTATCCTCCGCGAGTGCCGGTAGGGGAGCCGGGAGACCTTCTCCGTCACCGAGACGAGGTAGCCCTCCCTCTTCCTCCGGAGGCGCATGAGGGCGAGCAGGGCGGGCAGGACCGTGACGTTCACGAAGAAATTTATGAACATGCCCGTCCCCGATATCAGGCCCAGCTCCGAGACCCCCGCATAAGCCGTGGGCACAAAGGCGAAAAAACCCACCGAGGTCGTTACGGCGCAGAGAAGGAGGCTGTTGCCCACCCCCCGGGCCGTCCCCTGCAAAGCCTCGTCCCGGCCCTCGCCGGCCCCCCGCAACTCCTGGTAGCGGAGACAGGTCTGGATGCTGTAGTCGATGCCGAGCCCGATAAAGAGAACCGCAAAGGTGATGGATATGATGTTCAGGCGGCCGACGAAGAACAGGGCAAACGCGGTCGTCAGGATAAGCCCGGTGAGGAGGGCCAAAACGCTGGCCAAGACAAGCCGCCACGAGCCCAGCCCCGCAAAGAGGGCCATGGTCACCAGGAGCAGGGAGGCAAGGGCCGCAAACCCCGCAGCCCGCCGGACCACCAGGAGGTTCTCCCTGGCCAGGGCCACGTCACCCGTAAGGCTCACCGTGAGGCCCGGCGTATTCTTGATATCCCGTATCGCCTCGTTGACGGCCCGCATGGCCGCCTCGGCCGGCATCAGCTCTTGCTCGTCCAGGACGGGCTGAAGGACGAGCATTTCCCTGGCGGCGCCGGACGGGGCCTCCCCGTCCCCCAGGAGCCTCTCCCAGGAAATGCGGCTCGGCCGTCCCGCGGCAGCCTCCCTGAAAGTCCCCGCCATCTTCTCAAGGAGAGGAGAAAGGCCTTCTCCTGCCATGTCTTCGTTCCGCCCCAGCGCCTGCTCGAGGACCGAAAACAGGCCCCTCAGGCTGGGGTCCCTTGCGAGGAGGGCCAGGAGGGCCTGAGACGATGCCAGCCGGTCGGCCAGGTCGTCGAGCTCCCCGGTGCTCAGGTAAAGAAGGCCGTTCCTCCGGAAGAAGTCGTCCCCGCCGGGATAATAGATCGAGCGGAAAAGATGGCTTTTCTCCTTGAGCCTCCCCTCCACGAGACGGGCGGCCCCCAGGGCCGCCTCCGGGGTTTCCCCCTGGATGACCACCAGAAGCGTGTCGCCCAGTTGCGGAAAGGCCCGGTAGAATGCCGTCTCGGTCTTCCGGAAGGGAAGCTCCTTGCTCACGAGCTTGTCCGCATCGGCATCTATCTCGAAATGGCCGACCGTGTAAAACAGGGTGCCCGCCGTAAGGAGCATCGCCACGGCGAGCACGACTGCCGGATGCCTCCCGATGAACGATACCCACCGGGCCAGGAGCGAAGCACTCGCCTGCGTTATTCTTCCCACGGACCTCCACTCACGCTGTCTTGCCAGTTTCTCGCGATTCCGCTAAGATGGGGTAAAGCGAACGGCGACACTCGTCCTATTTTATACACCAAACAAAGGGGATTTCCATGAACGCGCAGAGCACCCGCCTCCTTCAAACGTCCCGGGCCGTCTTTCTGCTCCTGCTTGCCTTGTGCCTCCTCAGCGCACAGGCCACCGCTTCCGGGGCCGAGCAGCCAGAGGACGCATCGCCCGCAAAGGTGGTGCAGAAGTTCAACCAGGCGCTTCTTGCCTCCATGCGCACCGGGAAAGGCGGCTTCGAGAGGAGATACGAGATCCTCAGCCCGGTCATAGAGCAAACCTTTGCCCTTCCCCGCATGGCCCGGATAGCCCTGGGCCGCGACTGGGACAGGCTTACCCGCAAGCAGCAACAACGTTATCTTGAGGCCTTCACCGACTGGACCGTATCGAGCTACGCCAGCCAGTTCGCATCGTACTCCGGGGAGGAGTTCCGCATCGTCTCCTCATCTGCGGAAACCGGCTCCTCCACAAGCGTGGTGAGCCGGCTTGTCGCCCCCGAGGGCGAAGGAAGGGACTTCGACTACGACCTTCGCAAGACCGACGGCGGCTGGCGCATCGTGGACATCAAGATCGGGGGCGTCAGCCAGCTTGCCATGACGCGGGCCCAGTTCCGGAGCGTCCTGAAACGGGAGGGTTTCGACAGCCTCGTGGCCATGCTCGAGAAAAAGGCCCGGACGATGAAGGGAAAAGACCCGACTCCCATCGGCCGAACCGCTCAGTAAAAGTCCACCGGGTCTTTCTTCCTGCGCACCGCCCACCAGAAGGCGAGGTTGCTGGGCAATCCCTGGCCCATGGAGGAGTTGGGCGGCAGAAGGAACCGCCTGAAGATGCCCGGGAGGGAATAGAACCGCCGGTAGCAGTCCCACACCCCGTCCTCCACCTGCCCCGGGGTCATGTTCTTCGGCTGAAAGAGGCACTCCATCCCGAGATAGCGGTCCGCCAGGGGATTGATGATGCGCCCCTCGCGGGCAAGCTCCGCGTACATGGGCGTGCCCTCGCGGGGGGTCACCGTGTTGAAGAAAGCCATGGGGGCCCGCACCTTCCGGAGAAACTCCATCGTCTCGGCGAATATCTCCGGCGTGTCCTCGTCCAGGCCGAACATGAAGTTCAGGGAATAGAATATACCCCTCTTCTCCAGCTCCCGCAGCATGTCCACATGGTCGTTCATCGTGTTCTGCCGCTTGTTGATGGACCGAAGGCTCCGCCGGGAAACGCTCTCGATGCCGATGTTGACGTGATAGACCCCGGCTTTCTTGGCAAGGTCCAGGAGCTCGCCGTCCCGGGAGGTATTTATCGTCCAGAGGCAGCTCCAGCGGACCCCCAGGGGCGCCATGGCCCTGAAAAGCTCCCGGGCGTAATCCCTGTTGCCGGTGATGTTGTCATCCACTATCTGGACATTCCGGGAGGGCATGCTCTTGATATCGGCCACCACTTCGCCCACGGGCCGGTGCCGGTAGGTGCCTCCGTAGAATACGGGCACTTCGCAGAACGAGCACTTGAAGGGGCACCCCCGCGTGCTCTGAAGGGGGATGAACTTCGCGAAATATTTCTTCCAGTTCAGGAGCTCCCACCGGGGCAGGGGGAGGCCCTTGAGGTCATGGAACCCGGCGGCCCTGTAGCGCCGCTTCATCCGCCCCGCCAGGAAGTCCTCGATAAGCTCCGGCCAGACGTACTCGGCCTCCCCCTCCACCACCGCGTCGCAGTGCTCCAGGCACTCCTCGGGAAGGAGCGTGGGATGAAACCCGCCCATCACCACCGCCACGCCCCTTCTCCGGAACTCCCCGGCCAACTGATAGGCCCGGGTCGAGGTGGAGATGGTCGCCGATATGCCCACCAGGTCGTATCCACCGTCATAAGGGATGTCGTCGTACCTGTCGTCCACCAGCTGCACCTGCACCCCCCGGGGCGTGAGCCCCGCCATGTAAGGGAGGGCCAGCCCCATGACCCAGCGCCTCCGGGTCTTGTATGGAGTCCCGTCGCGGTAGGTGGTGGTCGGTTGTATGAGGAGAAGTTTCACGGTTGCCTGCACCTTTACAACAAGATTCTATCAAGCAGGCGCATTATATCAAGAGGACGTTTGATGGAAAAAAACCCATGGGTAAATCCCTCCTTGGGCCGCGAACGTGGACAATTCCGTCCTTTTCTGCAATAATCTCTGAAAAGAGCCCAGGAGGTAATTCGATGCCGCTCGTCCGAAGAGCTTTGTCCCTGCCCGCAGCAGTCCTCATTCTTCTGACCGCCGGCGCCTGCGCACACGGCGGGGGCGCACACGGGACGGCGTCCACGGGGGCCTCGAACGAAATTCTCCTCGCCCAGGTGGGTCCCATGGGCGGCGGCATGGTCTCGCCCCGGGAAGAGGCCCCCCCATCGGAGGAAGAGCTTTGGATGCCCGACCCCATAGAGCCCTGGAACAGGGCCATGTTCACCTTCAACGACCGCTTCTACTTCTGGGCGCTCAAGCCGGCCGCCCGTGGCTACAAGACGGTCACCCCTACCTGGGTGCGCCTTCGCATAAGGAATTTCTTCCGGAACATCGAAGAGCCCGTCAACATCGTCAACAGCGCCCTTCAGGCAAAATTCAAGCGTGCCGGCGTGCACCTGGCCAGGTTTCTTTTCAACAGCACCGCGGGTGTGGCAGGCCTTTTCGACGTGGCCGGGGCGGAGAAGCCCGGCCTCAAGGCGCCCGAGGAGGACCTGGGCCAGACCCTGGGGGTCTACGGGCTCGGAAACGGCTTTTACATCGTCTGGCCTTTCCTGGGCCCCTCCTCCGCCAGGGACATCGTGGGCTGGACGGGCGACCTTTTTCTCGACCCCACCACCTACGCCGCGGCCCCCCTGGTGGTCATAGGCGTTGAGGCGGGCAGCGAACTGAACGACACCACCTTCGTCCTCGGTGAGTACGAAAGCCTGAAGGAGGCGGCCCTAGACCCCTACGTGGCCGTGAGGAACGCCTACTTCCAGTACAGGCTCAAACAGGTCCGGCAGTAGGCTATCCTTCGTCCTCCCTGCTTTTTACTTTCTTCTTGATTCTCTTGACCAGCTCGTCGTAGGAGCTGGAGGCCAGGATGTCCCTGAACTGGCTCCGGTAGTTGTTAACCAGGCTTACTCCCTCGATGACCACATCGTAGACAACCCAGTGGCCGCCGCGCTCGAGGAGCCGGTAGTCCATGGGGATGTCCCGCTTCTGCTCGGAGTCGGACACGACGGTTTGCACCGTGGCGTACCCGTCGTCCACGCGCTCCCCGGTGTAGTGGACCGTCTGGTTGCCGTACTTCTCCACCCTCTTCATGTAGGTGACTTCCAGCAGGTCCTTGAAAAGACGGACGAATTCGTCCCTCTGTTCGGGGCTCAGGTCCCTCCACTTCAAGGCCAGGGAGCGTTTAGCCATCTCGCGGAAGTCGAAGCTCTCCGAGGCCGCCTGCCTCAGGGCGTCCCTGCGCTCCTTCTTGTGCTCGGGTCCGGCAAGGGCCGGATTCTTCAGGATGTCTATGACCTTGTTGATGCTTTTGCGCACCACCTCGGTGGGCTCCCCCGCGTACCCCTGGCCCGCCTGAGCCACCAGGGCCAGGACGAGGGCGACGATGATGGTCCTTCTCGGCGTCACTCCACGCTCCTCCTTCCTCTTACAACGAACCGAATGCGTACTTGGAAATCAGGTCTGTCAGGTTCACGGCCGACTCGGTCTCCCGTATCCTGCCCCCGGGCTCCACGTGCTGCTCGGAAGCCCCCGGAGACAGCTCGATGAAAGCCTCGCCGATGAGACCCTTTGTCTTGATGGAGGCGATGGCGTCCTCCTGTATCTTGACGTCCCTTTGCACGGACATCACCACGCGGGCCAGGTAGCCCTTGGCGAGGCTCACCGTTTCCACGGTGCCCACCGGCACTCCGGCTATCTCCACCTCCGAGCCGTTCCGGATTGCCCCCACGTTGGAGAACTCGGCATAGACCGAATAGGTTTGGGGACCGAAGAGCCCCACGTTGCCGAGCTCGATGGAGAGCCAGGCGAGGGAGGCGATGCCCAGCAGGACGAACACCCCCACCAGCAGCTCAACGTTTGTTTTCTTCATGTACTTCCTCCTTGAGGACCTATCTCACGATTTCCCTTGCGCGCGGCCCTCGCGGCCGCCCGTTATGAAATACCTGAC from the Nitrospirota bacterium genome contains:
- a CDS encoding MMPL family transporter, which encodes MGRITQASASLLARWVSFIGRHPAVVLAVAMLLTAGTLFYTVGHFEIDADADKLVSKELPFRKTETAFYRAFPQLGDTLLVVIQGETPEAALGAARLVEGRLKEKSHLFRSIYYPGGDDFFRRNGLLYLSTGELDDLADRLASSQALLALLARDPSLRGLFSVLEQALGRNEDMAGEGLSPLLEKMAGTFREAAAGRPSRISWERLLGDGEAPSGAAREMLVLQPVLDEQELMPAEAAMRAVNEAIRDIKNTPGLTVSLTGDVALARENLLVVRRAAGFAALASLLLVTMALFAGLGSWRLVLASVLALLTGLILTTAFALFFVGRLNIISITFAVLFIGLGIDYSIQTCLRYQELRGAGEGRDEALQGTARGVGNSLLLCAVTTSVGFFAFVPTAYAGVSELGLISGTGMFINFFVNVTVLPALLALMRLRRKREGYLVSVTEKVSRLPYRHSRRIIIAVVVLGLGAAVFVPRARFDYNPLNLYDPHAESVMAMKELFREPGLAPWTADVVARSEKEAASLARQFEGSEQVKRAVTVVDFVPERQAEKLETISEMSLFMPPVPRSITRLSMGEYEKALSSFRESLDGFLARGGADAALRKAALSLRDALEDFQGSLDGRDAGRAFGQVQEALLGNLPPALENLRTSLGARRVGQEDLPPALLRRYVTPDGRYRVEVFPEKDVSHIDNLKEFVSAARGISPEVTGPPVVIVETGRAIVSSFKEATFLALGGIAVLLLLLFWNVLAAGLVLFPLLLAILYTIASSVLLGVSFNYANIIVIPLLLGVGVDYGVHFVHRFQVEQSGDFNMLRTSTARGVLFSALTTILSFISLASTSHRGMASMGILLSLCMGFLIVCTLVALPPLLGLAHGRIGRPRAE
- a CDS encoding ABC transporter substrate-binding protein, with the translated sequence MNAQSTRLLQTSRAVFLLLLALCLLSAQATASGAEQPEDASPAKVVQKFNQALLASMRTGKGGFERRYEILSPVIEQTFALPRMARIALGRDWDRLTRKQQQRYLEAFTDWTVSSYASQFASYSGEEFRIVSSSAETGSSTSVVSRLVAPEGEGRDFDYDLRKTDGGWRIVDIKIGGVSQLAMTRAQFRSVLKREGFDSLVAMLEKKARTMKGKDPTPIGRTAQ
- a CDS encoding radical SAM protein; this translates as MKLLLIQPTTTYRDGTPYKTRRRWVMGLALPYMAGLTPRGVQVQLVDDRYDDIPYDGGYDLVGISATISTSTRAYQLAGEFRRRGVAVVMGGFHPTLLPEECLEHCDAVVEGEAEYVWPELIEDFLAGRMKRRYRAAGFHDLKGLPLPRWELLNWKKYFAKFIPLQSTRGCPFKCSFCEVPVFYGGTYRHRPVGEVVADIKSMPSRNVQIVDDNITGNRDYARELFRAMAPLGVRWSCLWTINTSRDGELLDLAKKAGVYHVNIGIESVSRRSLRSINKRQNTMNDHVDMLRELEKRGIFYSLNFMFGLDEDTPEIFAETMEFLRKVRAPMAFFNTVTPREGTPMYAELAREGRIINPLADRYLGMECLFQPKNMTPGQVEDGVWDCYRRFYSLPGIFRRFLLPPNSSMGQGLPSNLAFWWAVRRKKDPVDFY
- a CDS encoding VacJ family lipoprotein, with the translated sequence MPLVRRALSLPAAVLILLTAGACAHGGGAHGTASTGASNEILLAQVGPMGGGMVSPREEAPPSEEELWMPDPIEPWNRAMFTFNDRFYFWALKPAARGYKTVTPTWVRLRIRNFFRNIEEPVNIVNSALQAKFKRAGVHLARFLFNSTAGVAGLFDVAGAEKPGLKAPEEDLGQTLGVYGLGNGFYIVWPFLGPSSARDIVGWTGDLFLDPTTYAAAPLVVIGVEAGSELNDTTFVLGEYESLKEAALDPYVAVRNAYFQYRLKQVRQ
- a CDS encoding ABC transporter substrate-binding protein, producing MTPRRTIIVALVLALVAQAGQGYAGEPTEVVRKSINKVIDILKNPALAGPEHKKERRDALRQAASESFDFREMAKRSLALKWRDLSPEQRDEFVRLFKDLLEVTYMKRVEKYGNQTVHYTGERVDDGYATVQTVVSDSEQKRDIPMDYRLLERGGHWVVYDVVIEGVSLVNNYRSQFRDILASSSYDELVKRIKKKVKSREDEG
- the mlaD gene encoding outer membrane lipid asymmetry maintenance protein MlaD, producing MKKTNVELLVGVFVLLGIASLAWLSIELGNVGLFGPQTYSVYAEFSNVGAIRNGSEVEIAGVPVGTVETVSLAKGYLARVVMSVQRDVKIQEDAIASIKTKGLIGEAFIELSPGASEQHVEPGGRIRETESAVNLTDLISKYAFGSL